A genomic window from Bdellovibrio sp. SKB1291214 includes:
- a CDS encoding TAT-variant-translocated molybdopterin oxidoreductase encodes MSEMHHDHELEMKKALRPTIVRDTKFWETIEEKMGDSEFQKLAETEFKSSPLRESDGEDGWARREFLKLMGASLAMATASCVRRPVQKIVPYNKMPEEVTLGLPNYYTSAYFDGSDAMALLIKTREGRPVHIESNPSHPYSQGGLSARSQATLMYLYDPERLQGPKRNLFNEKKSNSQLIDVKWEDLDKKVSEQLVKGGVVVLTAPIASPSTKAVISDFAQGFKAKTVVWDAFSHDDVRDGQKASYGDDVVPQYWFDKAKMIVSINADFLGTWISPTTFTHHFTEGRKDIKNMNRLVSFDSNYSLTGANADIRFKIKPSQQLDVVMGLLHEIIVKKGQSSYAGNGAVKATLEPYADVATKLGFDKEVFAKVAADLAANKGQSLVVAGGITSQTAQSLELQIAVNMLNSVLDNDGKTVDAKAGHPALTASYADMAQLIQDMNDGKVQTLIMHKVNPGYNLPKSMGFAEAIKKVKMVLYTGDRVDETGVFADYITPDNHALESWNDIEVGKGVVSICQPAIRPMYDTRSFQLSLMTWAFMAKQGPARLRDYETFYDYLRVYWKSDIHPKYGKGAGFEDFWLEALQKGYVGELNRSGSVARSFKVDAFTSIKPAKAQEGMELVLYPKVAIMDGSLANAGWMQELPDPVTKLTWDNYAMVSIATAEKHHLKTGSVINLKVGDKSVELPVYIQPGLHNEVIAVAVGYGRTRAGKVANGVGKDMTEFISVDKAGKAVFAGQVATFEKLGKHYDLAGTSGNFSMEGRQIAAEATLKDYVKNKSAGIHRHETWSIWSGHQYSGHKWGMAVDLHTCTGCSACVVACQSENNVPVIGKKYVLEGRIMHWLRIDRYYQGDIENAQAVFQPVMCQHCDNAPCETVCPVLATTHSDEGLNDMVYNRCVGTRYCANNCPYKVRRFNWFNYAKLIEKPMHMALNPAVGVRVRGVMEKCTFCVQRIQESKTIARNEKRQLKDGDVKVACQTSCPAGGIVFGDLNDPDSAVSKIWKEEEKARGYALLEEWHAKPSVRYLSKIRNNDKESTGGHDGHGTAKQGEHS; translated from the coding sequence ATGTCTGAAATGCATCATGATCATGAATTAGAGATGAAAAAAGCGTTGCGCCCGACAATCGTGCGTGACACGAAATTCTGGGAAACCATCGAAGAAAAGATGGGCGATTCTGAATTTCAAAAATTAGCAGAGACAGAGTTTAAATCTTCTCCACTGCGCGAAAGCGACGGTGAAGATGGTTGGGCACGTCGTGAGTTCTTGAAACTTATGGGCGCATCTTTGGCTATGGCGACAGCGTCTTGCGTCCGTCGTCCAGTACAAAAGATCGTTCCGTATAACAAGATGCCTGAAGAGGTGACTCTTGGTCTTCCGAACTACTACACTTCTGCATACTTCGACGGTAGCGATGCGATGGCTTTGCTTATCAAAACTCGCGAAGGCCGTCCGGTACACATTGAATCAAATCCATCCCATCCATACAGCCAAGGTGGTTTGAGCGCTCGTTCTCAAGCGACTTTGATGTACTTGTATGATCCGGAAAGATTGCAAGGTCCTAAACGCAACTTGTTCAATGAGAAAAAATCGAACTCTCAATTGATCGATGTTAAGTGGGAAGATCTAGACAAAAAAGTGTCAGAGCAATTGGTTAAAGGTGGCGTTGTTGTATTGACAGCTCCGATAGCTTCTCCTTCAACAAAGGCTGTGATTTCTGACTTCGCTCAAGGTTTCAAAGCTAAGACTGTCGTGTGGGATGCATTCTCTCACGACGACGTTCGTGATGGACAAAAAGCTTCCTACGGCGATGACGTCGTTCCTCAGTACTGGTTTGATAAAGCGAAAATGATCGTTTCAATCAATGCTGACTTCTTGGGTACATGGATCAGCCCGACGACATTTACGCACCACTTTACGGAAGGTCGTAAAGATATCAAAAACATGAATCGTTTGGTTTCTTTTGATTCCAACTACTCATTGACGGGTGCTAATGCCGATATCCGTTTCAAAATCAAACCGTCTCAACAACTTGATGTTGTGATGGGTCTTCTTCACGAAATCATCGTGAAAAAGGGTCAGTCTTCATACGCTGGTAACGGCGCTGTGAAAGCGACTTTGGAACCTTACGCAGATGTAGCTACGAAGTTAGGCTTCGACAAAGAAGTCTTTGCGAAAGTGGCTGCTGATTTGGCTGCAAACAAAGGTCAATCATTGGTAGTAGCAGGTGGTATCACTTCGCAAACTGCTCAATCGCTTGAGCTTCAAATTGCCGTGAACATGCTAAATTCAGTTTTGGACAACGATGGTAAAACAGTTGATGCCAAAGCAGGTCACCCTGCATTGACAGCGTCGTACGCTGACATGGCTCAATTGATCCAAGATATGAATGACGGCAAAGTTCAAACTTTGATCATGCATAAAGTAAACCCAGGCTACAATTTGCCAAAATCTATGGGCTTTGCTGAAGCGATCAAAAAAGTTAAAATGGTTCTTTATACAGGGGACCGTGTTGACGAGACGGGCGTGTTCGCTGATTACATCACTCCAGACAACCACGCGTTGGAATCTTGGAATGATATCGAAGTAGGTAAAGGCGTTGTTTCTATTTGCCAACCTGCGATTCGTCCTATGTATGACACTCGCTCGTTCCAGTTGTCTTTGATGACTTGGGCTTTCATGGCGAAACAAGGTCCAGCACGTCTTCGTGATTACGAAACGTTCTATGACTACTTAAGAGTTTACTGGAAATCAGACATCCACCCGAAATACGGTAAAGGCGCAGGCTTTGAAGATTTCTGGTTGGAAGCTCTTCAAAAAGGCTATGTGGGTGAGTTGAATCGTTCTGGTTCAGTCGCTCGTTCATTCAAAGTGGATGCTTTCACAAGCATCAAGCCAGCTAAAGCTCAAGAAGGTATGGAACTCGTTCTTTACCCTAAAGTGGCGATCATGGATGGTTCTTTGGCGAATGCAGGTTGGATGCAAGAGCTTCCAGATCCTGTGACAAAATTGACGTGGGATAACTACGCAATGGTTTCGATCGCTACGGCTGAAAAACACCATTTGAAAACAGGTTCTGTGATCAACCTTAAAGTGGGTGATAAATCTGTTGAGCTTCCAGTGTACATCCAACCAGGCTTGCACAACGAAGTTATCGCAGTTGCTGTAGGTTACGGTCGTACTCGCGCTGGTAAAGTTGCAAATGGCGTAGGTAAAGACATGACAGAGTTCATCTCTGTCGACAAAGCCGGTAAAGCTGTCTTTGCGGGTCAAGTTGCTACATTCGAAAAATTGGGCAAACACTACGATCTAGCAGGTACGTCTGGTAACTTCTCTATGGAAGGCCGTCAAATCGCTGCTGAAGCGACTTTGAAAGACTACGTAAAAAATAAATCGGCTGGTATCCACAGACATGAAACATGGTCTATCTGGTCTGGTCACCAATACTCTGGTCACAAATGGGGTATGGCAGTTGATCTTCACACTTGCACAGGCTGTTCAGCCTGCGTGGTGGCGTGCCAATCTGAAAATAACGTTCCAGTTATCGGTAAGAAATACGTTCTTGAAGGTCGTATCATGCACTGGTTGCGTATCGATCGTTATTACCAAGGTGATATCGAAAATGCGCAAGCGGTCTTCCAACCAGTTATGTGTCAACACTGCGACAACGCTCCTTGTGAAACAGTATGTCCGGTTCTTGCGACGACTCACTCTGATGAGGGTCTGAACGACATGGTTTACAACCGTTGCGTTGGTACTCGTTACTGCGCGAATAACTGTCCGTACAAAGTACGTCGTTTCAACTGGTTCAATTATGCTAAGTTGATCGAAAAACCAATGCACATGGCTTTGAATCCTGCGGTAGGCGTTCGCGTGCGCGGGGTTATGGAAAAATGTACGTTCTGCGTGCAAAGAATCCAAGAATCCAAAACGAT
- a CDS encoding cytochrome c biogenesis protein — protein sequence MKKLLLVLTTVLLSFSALTAMAKPGDQLKYLPVQDGGRIKPYDSFAKEMLEIVYGKSRYEGRNATEIILTWMLSPQAWSDKKIFEVRNHQVLEAMKLPKDQRYFNGQELFGSDRFTLLRQELQAKRETKEKLNPYFQALQRLENQFFVFQEVAAGRMLRVLPPKEGMNWTAVADLPEAFQQKFVGITTAFVTYIGAVANNSNQGDVDAAAIKLDEAVNAFETAARAENPEAYNHDTKIKAEVHYNSFHPFRWAYVFYILAAIVLLLVWALSKESLMKAGWVLLALGFILHTYGFGLRMYIMERAPVSNMYETVIWVSWGTILFAAILELIYKFRIILFAGTLVSAFALVIADFAPAVLDPTLQPLEPVLRSNYWLTIHVMTITISYAAFFLAFGLGDLGLFYYLKGEEKNHDKIRAIVTAIYRSMQIGVAFLAPGIILGGIWADYSWGRFWGWDPKETWALIALLGYLAVLHARYAGMIKNFGMVVTAIITFSLVIMAWYGVNFVLGAGLHSYGFGAGGIEYVSAFVAAHMLFALYVWVVRQGRNKKSAKS from the coding sequence ATGAAAAAGCTTTTGCTAGTTTTGACAACAGTATTGCTTTCTTTCTCCGCGCTGACGGCGATGGCAAAGCCCGGTGATCAACTCAAATATCTTCCAGTGCAAGATGGCGGTCGTATCAAGCCTTACGACAGCTTTGCGAAAGAAATGCTGGAAATCGTTTACGGAAAAAGCAGATATGAGGGTCGCAATGCGACTGAAATTATTCTGACTTGGATGCTGTCGCCCCAAGCGTGGTCTGATAAAAAGATCTTTGAAGTGCGCAATCACCAAGTTTTGGAAGCGATGAAGCTTCCCAAAGACCAAAGATACTTTAACGGGCAGGAACTTTTCGGCAGTGATCGTTTTACGTTGCTTCGCCAAGAGCTTCAGGCCAAACGCGAAACGAAAGAAAAACTAAATCCGTATTTCCAAGCTTTGCAACGCCTGGAGAATCAATTCTTCGTTTTCCAAGAGGTGGCAGCAGGACGTATGCTTCGTGTTCTTCCTCCCAAAGAAGGTATGAACTGGACTGCCGTTGCTGACTTGCCAGAGGCTTTTCAGCAAAAATTCGTCGGCATCACGACGGCATTTGTAACGTATATCGGTGCGGTGGCGAATAATTCAAATCAAGGTGATGTGGATGCGGCCGCAATTAAATTGGATGAAGCAGTCAATGCATTTGAAACGGCAGCTCGTGCAGAAAATCCTGAGGCCTATAATCACGATACGAAAATCAAAGCCGAAGTACATTATAACAGCTTCCATCCGTTTCGTTGGGCTTATGTATTCTATATCTTAGCAGCGATTGTGCTTTTGCTGGTTTGGGCTCTTTCTAAAGAGTCTTTGATGAAGGCCGGCTGGGTGCTTCTTGCGTTGGGCTTCATCCTTCATACCTATGGCTTCGGTCTGCGTATGTATATTATGGAAAGAGCGCCGGTATCGAACATGTACGAGACGGTGATTTGGGTTTCGTGGGGAACCATTTTGTTCGCTGCGATCTTGGAGCTTATCTATAAATTCCGTATCATCTTGTTCGCGGGAACTCTTGTTTCAGCGTTTGCACTGGTGATTGCAGACTTTGCACCGGCGGTGCTAGATCCAACTCTTCAACCGCTTGAGCCTGTGCTGCGCAGCAACTATTGGCTGACCATCCACGTGATGACTATCACTATCAGTTACGCGGCCTTTTTCTTAGCGTTTGGATTGGGCGACCTTGGTCTGTTCTATTATCTAAAAGGCGAAGAAAAAAACCACGACAAAATTCGCGCGATTGTGACAGCCATTTACAGATCGATGCAAATCGGTGTCGCATTCTTGGCTCCGGGAATTATTTTGGGCGGAATCTGGGCTGACTATTCATGGGGTCGTTTCTGGGGATGGGATCCAAAAGAAACTTGGGCCTTGATCGCTTTGCTTGGATATTTGGCGGTCCTACATGCAAGATACGCGGGGATGATCAAAAATTTCGGTATGGTAGTGACAGCGATTATCACTTTCTCTTTAGTTATCATGGCTTGGTACGGTGTGAACTTCGTTCTTGGTGCAGGGCTTCATTCTTACGGATTCGGTGCGGGTGGTATCGAGTATGTGTCTGCTTTTGTTGCTGCACACATGTTGTTTGCCCTTTACGTGTGGGTTGTCAGACAAGGCCGCAATAAAAAATCCGCGAAATCTTAG
- a CDS encoding cytochrome c3 family protein yields MIFSALLTGCKFQPGWGYNKGYAPEQPIAFDHQLHAGTNKIACQYCHNQVERTRHSNIPALSTCMNCHLQVATDKPEIQKLRDAYDSGGSVEWVRVHMLPDFVHFNHNAHIAKGVNCQTCHGPIETMKRVEQFSDLSMGWCVNCHRQPENKAPLNCSTCHY; encoded by the coding sequence ATGATTTTTTCAGCACTTCTCACGGGTTGTAAATTCCAACCAGGTTGGGGATATAACAAAGGTTACGCTCCAGAGCAGCCAATTGCGTTTGATCACCAATTGCATGCGGGAACTAACAAAATTGCGTGTCAGTATTGCCACAACCAAGTGGAAAGAACTCGTCACTCTAATATTCCGGCGCTATCAACTTGCATGAACTGCCACTTGCAAGTAGCGACAGATAAACCAGAAATTCAAAAACTTCGTGATGCATACGACAGCGGTGGCTCCGTTGAGTGGGTACGCGTTCACATGCTTCCAGATTTCGTTCATTTCAATCACAACGCGCACATCGCGAAAGGCGTGAACTGTCAAACATGTCACGGTCCTATCGAAACGATGAAACGTGTGGAGCAATTCTCTGATCTTTCTATGGGCTGGTGTGTGAACTGCCACCGCCAACCAGAGAACAAAGCTCCGCTTAACTGCTCAACTTGTCACTACTAA